The following are from one region of the Salvia hispanica cultivar TCC Black 2014 chromosome 1, UniMelb_Shisp_WGS_1.0, whole genome shotgun sequence genome:
- the LOC125215316 gene encoding flavin-containing monooxygenase FMO GS-OX-like 7 isoform X1 — MGSIDLTVAPTASDHLTAPPLNVAVIGAGLAGLVAARALKTEGHRVVVYEKSERLGGTWAYDPRVESDPLSLDPDREIVHSSLYQSLRTNLPRQLMGFSDYPFSTYGDPRTFPGHPEVLRFINEFAAEFRLAELIRFETEVVRVERVDSRNDEWIVESRTREMSSNELFDAVVVCSGHHTIPKLADFPGREKWAGQQIHSHNYRVPDPFQNQVVVVIGDGPSAWDISLEIADVAKQVYLSSRSPKVKVAKLDCGDNIWQHSKIDHANENGEVVFEDGAVVHADIILHCTGFMYSFPFLKTEGIVIVEEGRVGPLYKHIFPPKLGPNLSFLGIPCMTVATQTIYFQAKWVARILSGKVWLPSEEEMETEVRQHYQLMEEKGIPKHYTHALQFELDYLDWLANQVGEIVHETTHLYVKSYVKFVFEGNKQRLREWEPNLM; from the exons ATGGGTTCTATCGATCTTACCGTCGCCCCCACGGCCTCCGATCACCTCACCGCGCCACCACTAAACGTGGCGGTGATCGGCGCCGGCTTGGCGGGGCTGGTGGCGGCGCGGGCCCTGAAAACCGAAGGCCACCGCGTCGTAGTCTACGAGAAATCGGAGCGACTCGGCGGCACATGGGCCTACGACCCGCGGGTCGAGTCTGACCCGCTGAGTCTCGACCCGGACAGGGAGATCGTGCACAGCAGCTTGTACCAATCGCTGCGCACCAATCTCCCCAGACAGCTCATGGGCTTCTCGGACTATCCGTTTTCCACTTACGGAGATCCGAGAACCTTTCCGGGTCACCCAGAGGTGCTCCGCTTTATCAACGAGTTCGCTGCCGAGTTTCGACTCGCTGAGTTGATACGGTTCGAAACGGAAGTCGTCCGAGTTGAGCGAGTCGACTCGAGGAACGATGAATGGATCGTTGAGTCGAGGACTCGGGAAATGAGTTCGAACGAGTTGTTTGACGCCGTTGTGGTTTGCAGCGGACATCATACTATACCAAAACTAGCTGATTTTCCAG GAAGAGAAAAGTGGGCAGGTCAACAGATCCACAGCCATAATTATAGGGTACCCGACCCATTTCAAAATCAG GTTGTGGTTGTGATTGGTGATGGACCAAGCGCATGGGATATATCACTTGAAATTGCTGACGTGGCGAAACAAGTTTATCTCTCTTCAAGATCGCCCAAAGTTAAAGTGGCAAAGTTGGATTGTGGAGATAATATATGGCAACATTCAAAG ATTGATCatgcaaatgaaaatggagAAGTTGTTTTCGAAGATGGTGCTGTCGTTCATGCAGATATCATCCTCCATTGTACTGG GTTTATGTATAGTTTCCCATTCTTGAAGACGGAAGGCATCGTAATTGTGGAAGAAGGTCGTGTTGGCCCCCTTTACAAACATATTTTTCCTCCAAAGCTTGGACCaaatctttcttttcttggaATCCCATGCATG ACCGTTGCAACTCAAACGATATACTTCCAAGCAAAGTGGGTGGCTCGTATTTTATCCGGCAAGGTGTGGCTTCCATCGGAGGAGGAGATGGAAACGGAGGTGCGACAACACTACCAACTCATGGAGGAGAAAGGGATACCGAAGCACTACACTCATGCACTCCAGTTTGAG TTGGACTACTTGGACTGGCTAGCTAATCAAGTGGGAGAAATAGTCCATGAAACTACACACTTATATGTGAAAAGCTACGTGAAATTCGTTTTTGAAGGCAACAAACAGAGGCTTAGAGAATGGGAACCTAATTTGATGTAG
- the LOC125215316 gene encoding flavin-containing monooxygenase FMO GS-OX-like 7 isoform X2 has translation MGSIDLTVAPTASDHLTAPPLNVAVIGAGLAGLVAARALKTEGHRVVVYEKSERLGGTWAYDPRVESDPLSLDPDREIVHSSLYQSLRTNLPRQLMGFSDYPFSTYGDPRTFPGHPEVLRFINEFAAEFRLAELIRFETEVVRVERVDSRNDEWIVESRTREMSSNELFDAVVVCSGHHTIPKLADFPGREKWAGQQIHSHNYRVPDPFQNQVVVVIGDGPSAWDISLEIADVAKQVYLSSRSPKVKVAKLDCGDNIWQHSKIDHANENGEVVFEDGAVVHADIILHCTGPLQLKRYTSKQSGWLVFYPARCGFHRRRRWKRRCDNTTNSWRRKGYRSTTLMHSSLSWTTWTG, from the exons ATGGGTTCTATCGATCTTACCGTCGCCCCCACGGCCTCCGATCACCTCACCGCGCCACCACTAAACGTGGCGGTGATCGGCGCCGGCTTGGCGGGGCTGGTGGCGGCGCGGGCCCTGAAAACCGAAGGCCACCGCGTCGTAGTCTACGAGAAATCGGAGCGACTCGGCGGCACATGGGCCTACGACCCGCGGGTCGAGTCTGACCCGCTGAGTCTCGACCCGGACAGGGAGATCGTGCACAGCAGCTTGTACCAATCGCTGCGCACCAATCTCCCCAGACAGCTCATGGGCTTCTCGGACTATCCGTTTTCCACTTACGGAGATCCGAGAACCTTTCCGGGTCACCCAGAGGTGCTCCGCTTTATCAACGAGTTCGCTGCCGAGTTTCGACTCGCTGAGTTGATACGGTTCGAAACGGAAGTCGTCCGAGTTGAGCGAGTCGACTCGAGGAACGATGAATGGATCGTTGAGTCGAGGACTCGGGAAATGAGTTCGAACGAGTTGTTTGACGCCGTTGTGGTTTGCAGCGGACATCATACTATACCAAAACTAGCTGATTTTCCAG GAAGAGAAAAGTGGGCAGGTCAACAGATCCACAGCCATAATTATAGGGTACCCGACCCATTTCAAAATCAG GTTGTGGTTGTGATTGGTGATGGACCAAGCGCATGGGATATATCACTTGAAATTGCTGACGTGGCGAAACAAGTTTATCTCTCTTCAAGATCGCCCAAAGTTAAAGTGGCAAAGTTGGATTGTGGAGATAATATATGGCAACATTCAAAG ATTGATCatgcaaatgaaaatggagAAGTTGTTTTCGAAGATGGTGCTGTCGTTCATGCAGATATCATCCTCCATTGTACTGG ACCGTTGCAACTCAAACGATATACTTCCAAGCAAAGTGGGTGGCTCGTATTTTATCCGGCAAGGTGTGGCTTCCATCGGAGGAGGAGATGGAAACGGAGGTGCGACAACACTACCAACTCATGGAGGAGAAAGGGATACCGAAGCACTACACTCATGCACTCCAGTTTGAG TTGGACTACTTGGACTGGCTAG